One region of Streptomyces davaonensis JCM 4913 genomic DNA includes:
- a CDS encoding ATP-binding protein → MRDPMSILTDAFTSFLFGKVETTRLPVRTSTGQAQAVYLPTAAPGLGDSGVIIGREVYSGKGYIYDPFQLYGQQLPAPHWLVLGESGNGKSALEKTYVLRQLRFRDRQVVVLDAQGEDGVGEWNLIAEELGITPIRLDPTAALDHGIRLNPLDPSITTTGQLALLRTIIEVAMGHGLDERSGFALKVAHAYVNETIVERQPVLTDIVEQLRHPEPESAEAMNVDIDDVRAWGLDVALVLDRLVDGDLRGMFDGPTTVGIDLDAPLIVFDLSHIDRNSIAMPILMAIVGVWLEHTWIRPDRKKRIFLVEEAWHIINSPFVAQLFQRLLKFGRRLGLSFVAVVHHLSDVVDGAAAKEAAAILKMASTRTIYAQKADEARATGRVLGLPRWAVEIIPTLTPGIAVWDVNGNVQVVKHLVTETERPLVFTDRAMTESSADAELTDDALRAAELEAEERAAAFVEQHLGDSESTVA, encoded by the coding sequence ATGCGGGATCCGATGTCCATCCTCACCGACGCCTTCACCTCGTTCCTCTTCGGCAAGGTCGAGACGACCCGGCTGCCGGTACGGACGTCCACCGGACAGGCTCAGGCCGTCTACCTCCCTACGGCCGCGCCCGGCCTCGGCGACTCGGGCGTGATCATCGGCCGTGAGGTGTACAGCGGCAAGGGCTACATCTACGACCCCTTCCAGCTCTACGGCCAGCAGCTCCCCGCCCCGCACTGGCTCGTCCTCGGCGAGTCCGGCAACGGCAAGTCGGCGCTGGAGAAGACGTACGTCCTCAGGCAACTGCGCTTCCGCGACCGACAGGTCGTCGTGCTGGACGCGCAGGGCGAGGACGGGGTGGGTGAATGGAACCTCATCGCGGAGGAGCTGGGGATAACTCCCATCCGGCTCGACCCGACGGCCGCCCTGGACCACGGCATCCGGCTCAACCCGCTGGACCCGTCGATCACCACCACCGGGCAGCTCGCCCTGCTCCGGACCATCATCGAGGTCGCCATGGGCCATGGCCTCGACGAACGCTCGGGCTTCGCGCTCAAGGTCGCGCACGCCTACGTCAACGAGACCATCGTCGAACGCCAGCCGGTCCTCACCGACATCGTCGAACAGCTACGGCATCCCGAGCCGGAGTCGGCCGAGGCGATGAACGTCGACATAGACGATGTACGGGCCTGGGGACTCGACGTCGCCCTGGTCCTGGACCGGCTCGTGGACGGTGACCTGCGGGGCATGTTCGACGGCCCTACCACCGTCGGCATCGACCTCGACGCGCCCCTCATCGTCTTCGACCTCTCCCACATCGACCGCAACTCCATCGCCATGCCGATCCTGATGGCGATCGTCGGCGTATGGCTGGAGCACACCTGGATCCGCCCCGACCGGAAGAAGCGCATCTTCCTGGTCGAGGAGGCCTGGCACATCATCAACAGCCCCTTCGTGGCCCAGCTGTTCCAGCGGCTGCTGAAGTTCGGGCGGCGGCTCGGCCTGTCGTTCGTGGCGGTCGTGCACCATCTGTCCGACGTGGTGGACGGGGCGGCGGCCAAGGAGGCTGCGGCCATCCTGAAGATGGCGTCGACCAGGACGATCTACGCCCAGAAGGCCGACGAGGCCAGGGCGACGGGCCGGGTGCTCGGCCTGCCCAGGTGGGCCGTGGAGATCATTCCCACGCTCACGCCCGGCATCGCCGTCTGGGACGTCAACGGCAACGTCCAGGTGGTCAAACACCTGGTCACCGAGACCGAGCGGCCGCTGGTCTTCACCGACCGCGCGATGACCGAGTCCTCCGCCGACGCCGAGCTCACGGACGACGCCTTGCGCGCCGCCGAGCTGGAGGCGGAGGAGCGGGCGGCGGCCTTCGTGGAACAGCACCTCGGGGACTCCGAGTCGACGGTGGCGTAA
- a CDS encoding ATP-binding SpoIIE family protein phosphatase, with the protein MNFTRWSARLPGTQRRAAARTDHAVTAERRGESAGSVPAARAERLNHEAPPVPALDDLPVREVLDRVPALVALVHGTDHRLAYVNDAYATAFGVRALGEPAREALPELDELGLLPLLDQVLRSGKPRTVKSRKAPDGRSYTFTCTPVADGEKGVLVFATDVTDHAEAAERLRASERRQRETAVTLQRSLLPQELEQPDDLRIAATYQPGGTEAAVGGDWYDVITLGGGRTALVIGDVMGRGVRAAAVMGQLRTAVRAYARLDLPPHEVLQLLDGLATEIDANQIATCVYAVHDPNEGRLVYASAGHLPILVRDESGTVLRADEPTGPPLGTGGWMHASGSIPLSPGSTAVLYTDGLVERRDEDLDEGIASLERALAGATGTPQVVCDRLVRSAGVTADHDDDVAVLVLQHPARTGSDAELFRNAALELLGGVEAAPRARAFASGVLTSWRFPTDLHDLGVLAASELVANSLQHGTPPMRLRLRRTDRRLIVEVTDGDEHLPRMRRADPADESGRGIAIVATIASNWGSRRTPGGGKAVWCEFVLPRT; encoded by the coding sequence GTGAACTTCACGCGTTGGAGCGCCCGGCTCCCCGGAACGCAGCGCCGCGCCGCAGCGCGGACCGACCACGCGGTCACCGCCGAGCGGCGCGGGGAGAGCGCGGGCTCCGTCCCCGCGGCCAGAGCCGAACGGCTCAACCACGAGGCCCCGCCCGTCCCCGCCCTCGACGACCTGCCCGTACGCGAAGTCCTCGACCGCGTACCGGCCCTCGTCGCCCTGGTCCACGGCACCGACCACCGCCTCGCCTACGTCAACGACGCCTACGCCACCGCCTTCGGCGTCCGCGCACTCGGCGAACCGGCCCGCGAGGCCCTGCCGGAACTGGACGAACTGGGCCTGCTCCCGCTCCTCGACCAGGTCCTGCGCAGCGGCAAGCCCCGTACGGTCAAGTCCCGCAAGGCCCCCGACGGCCGCTCCTACACCTTCACCTGCACCCCGGTCGCCGACGGCGAGAAGGGCGTCCTGGTCTTCGCCACCGACGTCACCGACCACGCCGAGGCCGCCGAGCGGCTGCGCGCCAGCGAGCGCCGCCAGCGGGAGACCGCGGTGACCCTCCAGAGATCCCTGCTCCCCCAGGAACTCGAACAGCCCGACGACCTGCGCATCGCGGCGACCTACCAGCCGGGCGGCACGGAAGCTGCGGTCGGCGGCGACTGGTACGACGTCATCACCCTCGGCGGCGGCCGCACGGCCCTGGTCATCGGCGACGTGATGGGCCGAGGCGTGCGCGCGGCGGCGGTCATGGGCCAACTCCGTACGGCGGTCCGCGCCTACGCCCGCCTGGACCTCCCGCCGCACGAGGTACTGCAACTGCTGGACGGCCTCGCCACGGAGATCGACGCCAACCAGATCGCCACCTGCGTCTACGCCGTCCACGACCCGAACGAGGGGCGGCTGGTGTACGCCTCCGCGGGGCACCTGCCGATCCTGGTCCGCGACGAGAGCGGCACCGTGCTGCGCGCCGACGAGCCGACGGGACCGCCGCTCGGCACGGGCGGCTGGATGCACGCGTCCGGCTCGATCCCGCTCAGCCCCGGCTCCACGGCGGTGCTCTACACGGACGGTCTGGTCGAGCGCCGCGACGAGGACCTGGACGAGGGCATCGCGTCCCTGGAGCGCGCCCTGGCCGGCGCCACGGGCACCCCCCAGGTCGTCTGCGACCGCCTGGTCCGCTCGGCGGGCGTCACCGCGGACCACGACGACGACGTGGCGGTCCTGGTCCTCCAGCACCCGGCCCGCACCGGCTCGGACGCCGAACTGTTCCGCAACGCCGCCCTGGAGCTCCTCGGCGGAGTGGAGGCGGCCCCACGCGCGCGTGCCTTCGCCTCCGGCGTCCTGACGAGCTGGCGCTTCCCGACGGACCTGCACGACCTGGGCGTCCTCGCGGCCAGCGAACTGGTCGCCAACAGCCTCCAGCACGGCACCCCGCCCATGCGCCTGCGCCTGCGCCGCACCGACCGCCGCCTCATCGTCGAGGTCACCGACGGCGACGAACACCTCCCCCGCATGCGCAGGGCCGACCCGGCCGACGAATCGGGCCGCGGCATCGCCATCGTTGCGACCATCGCCTCGAACTGGGGCTCCCGCAGAACCCCGGGCGGCGGCAAGGCGGTGTGGTGCGAGTTCGTACTGCCCCGCACGTGA
- a CDS encoding TetR/AcrR family transcriptional regulator: protein MHVQDSHWSSASAIAAGGGAMGGTMGGAMNAAGNGRGDTSRTTPLRVDAQRNLEHVLRAAREVFGELGYGAPMEDVARRARVGVGTVYRRFPSKDVLVRRIAEEETSRLTEQARAALGQEDEPWSALSRFLRTSVASGAGRLLPPQVLRVGVAEEQTEGAGFDEARVPQQRMQPGAGELRLVPGESSPAASAGADDDAGASALLDVVGQLVERARAAGELRADVSVADVLLVIATAAPSLPDAAQQAAASARLLDILLEGLRSRPS, encoded by the coding sequence ATGCATGTTCAGGACTCTCATTGGTCGTCCGCGTCCGCCATCGCAGCCGGTGGCGGAGCGATGGGCGGGACGATGGGCGGAGCCATGAACGCGGCGGGGAACGGACGCGGGGACACCTCGCGCACTACTCCGCTGCGGGTGGACGCACAGCGCAATCTGGAGCATGTGCTCCGCGCGGCGCGCGAGGTCTTCGGCGAGCTGGGATACGGCGCGCCGATGGAGGACGTGGCGCGGCGCGCACGAGTCGGTGTCGGGACGGTGTACCGCCGCTTCCCGAGCAAGGACGTCCTGGTGCGCCGGATAGCCGAGGAGGAGACCTCCCGGCTGACCGAGCAGGCGCGGGCGGCGCTCGGGCAGGAGGACGAGCCGTGGTCGGCTCTCTCGCGCTTCCTGCGCACGTCGGTCGCGTCGGGTGCCGGGCGGCTGCTGCCGCCGCAGGTGCTGCGCGTCGGGGTCGCCGAGGAGCAGACCGAGGGCGCCGGGTTCGACGAGGCGCGGGTGCCGCAGCAGCGGATGCAGCCGGGCGCGGGTGAGCTGCGGCTGGTGCCGGGCGAGAGCTCGCCGGCCGCCTCGGCGGGCGCGGACGACGACGCCGGGGCTTCGGCGCTGCTGGACGTCGTGGGACAGCTCGTCGAGCGGGCGCGGGCGGCGGGTGAGCTGCGGGCCGATGTGTCGGTGGCGGACGTCCTGCTGGTGATCGCCACGGCGGCGCCCTCGCTGCCGGACGCGGCGCAGCAGGCGGCGGCCTCGGCGCGGCTGCTGGACATCCTGCTGGAGGGGCTCCGGTCCCGGCCGTCGTGA
- a CDS encoding MarR family winged helix-turn-helix transcriptional regulator, protein MGDNSGISSEPTLEEQIAAYQREFQDLDPQVEKIVSALSRLNRRMNVAYGRQTATLGISNTEWEVLKALVLSGAPYRLGPSELAKRLGLTPAAMTHRIDRMVTEGLVTRERDESNRVRVIVELTLDGREKWMEAMRLASVFEEDLLQDLSPEERTALGEVLTRLLRRVEHAQPDAGGRLTDLD, encoded by the coding sequence ATGGGCGACAACTCCGGCATCAGCAGCGAGCCGACACTCGAAGAGCAGATCGCCGCCTACCAGCGCGAGTTCCAGGACCTCGACCCCCAGGTCGAGAAGATCGTCTCCGCACTGTCCCGGCTGAACCGCCGCATGAACGTCGCCTACGGCCGCCAGACGGCCACGCTCGGCATCAGCAACACCGAGTGGGAGGTCCTCAAGGCGCTCGTACTCTCCGGCGCCCCGTACCGCCTCGGCCCGAGCGAGCTCGCCAAGCGACTCGGCCTGACCCCGGCCGCGATGACCCACCGGATCGACCGCATGGTCACCGAGGGCCTGGTCACCCGGGAGCGCGACGAGTCCAACCGGGTGCGCGTCATCGTGGAGCTCACCCTCGACGGCCGGGAGAAGTGGATGGAGGCCATGCGCCTCGCCTCCGTCTTCGAGGAGGACCTCCTCCAGGACCTCTCCCCGGAGGAGCGCACGGCCCTCGGTGAGGTCCTCACCCGCCTGCTGCGCAGGGTCGAGCACGCCCAGCCGGACGCCGGCGGCCGGCTGACCGACCTCGATTAA
- a CDS encoding NAD(P)/FAD-dependent oxidoreductase produces the protein MVKERARILVVGGGYVGMYTALRLQKKLKPEIKRGEVEVTVVTPDPYMTYQPFLPEAAAGSISPRHVVVPLRRTLGLCRVVVGEVRAIDHAKRTATLTTLATEEEGTGTEQLSYDELVLAPGSVSRTLPIPGLAEHAIGFKTVEEAIGLRNHVIEQMDIASSTRDPAIRDAALTFVFVGGGYAGVEALAELEDMARYAARYYHNVRPEDMKWILVEASDRILPEVGAEMGRYTVTELRRRNIDVRLRTRLESCADRVAVLSDGARFPTRTVVWTAGVKPHPLVAATDFPRTERGRLKCTAELSIEGATHAWAAGDAAAVPDVTAEQPGAETAPNAQHALRQAKVLGDNIAHSLRGEPLQTYAHKYVGSVASLGLHKGVAHVYGRKLKGYPAWFMHRVYHLSRVPTFNRKARVLAEWTLSGLFKREIVSLGSLEHPRAEFELAAGGKPPGDTDNDPKGSS, from the coding sequence ATGGTGAAGGAACGTGCGCGCATTCTCGTTGTCGGCGGCGGCTACGTCGGGATGTACACGGCCCTGCGACTCCAGAAAAAGTTGAAACCAGAAATCAAACGTGGAGAAGTCGAGGTCACAGTAGTCACACCCGACCCGTACATGACCTATCAGCCGTTCCTTCCGGAGGCCGCGGCCGGTTCGATCTCCCCCCGCCATGTCGTCGTACCGCTGCGCCGCACCCTCGGCCTGTGCCGCGTCGTCGTCGGCGAGGTCCGCGCCATCGACCACGCCAAGCGCACCGCGACCCTCACCACCCTCGCCACCGAGGAGGAGGGCACCGGCACCGAACAGCTCTCCTACGACGAACTCGTCCTCGCCCCCGGCTCGGTCTCCCGCACGCTCCCGATCCCCGGACTCGCCGAGCACGCCATCGGATTCAAGACGGTCGAAGAAGCCATCGGACTGCGCAACCACGTCATCGAGCAGATGGACATCGCCTCCTCCACCCGCGACCCCGCGATCCGCGACGCGGCCCTCACCTTCGTCTTCGTCGGCGGCGGCTACGCGGGCGTGGAGGCGCTCGCCGAGCTGGAGGACATGGCCCGCTACGCCGCGCGCTACTACCACAACGTCCGCCCCGAGGACATGAAGTGGATCCTCGTGGAGGCCTCCGACCGCATCCTCCCGGAGGTCGGCGCGGAGATGGGCCGCTACACCGTCACCGAACTGCGCCGCCGCAACATCGACGTACGCCTCCGGACCCGGCTGGAATCATGCGCCGACCGCGTCGCGGTGCTCAGCGACGGCGCCCGCTTCCCGACTCGCACGGTCGTCTGGACGGCCGGCGTGAAACCCCACCCCCTCGTCGCCGCCACCGACTTCCCGCGCACCGAGCGCGGACGGCTGAAATGCACCGCCGAGCTGAGCATCGAGGGCGCCACGCACGCGTGGGCCGCGGGCGACGCCGCCGCCGTCCCCGACGTCACCGCCGAACAGCCCGGCGCCGAGACCGCCCCCAACGCCCAGCACGCGCTGCGCCAGGCCAAGGTCCTCGGCGACAACATCGCGCACTCCCTGCGCGGCGAGCCCCTTCAGACGTACGCGCACAAATACGTCGGCTCGGTGGCCTCCCTCGGCCTGCACAAAGGCGTCGCACACGTCTACGGACGCAAGCTGAAGGGCTACCCTGCCTGGTTCATGCACCGCGTCTATCACCTCAGCAGGGTGCCCACCTTCAACCGCAAGGCCCGTGTCCTGGCCGAATGGACGCTGTCGGGGCTCTTCAAGAGGGAGATCGTCTCCCTCGGTTCGCTCGAACATCCACGAGCGGAGTTCGAACTCGCGGCCGGTGGAAAGCCTCCTGGCGACACCGACAACGACCCGAAGGGGTCGTCCTGA
- a CDS encoding MFS transporter → MGAAMRRIHVGNALSAFGLGFTVPYLYVYVAQVRGLGAVTAGLVLAVFAVAALVVLPFAGRAIVRRGPLPVLLAALVTAAVGALSLGLAGNATAVLLSAAALGAGQAVMQPALATMIVDCSTAETRSRAFAMQFFLQNLGLGVGGLIGGHLVDTTRVSSFTLLFAIEAAIFLLLVVVMATVRMPRSPRIEGAPGQSAKGSWKQLLGNRAMVQLSVLGFVLFFACYGQFEGGLAAYGVEAAGISTSALGTALAANTAMIVVAQFAVLRFVERRRRSRVIAAVGLIWAVAWIAAGYAGLGHGSQEMATAAFVSTYALFGLGEAMLSPTVAPLVADLAPTGLAGQYNSAFALVKQLALAVGPAIGGPMGAALHAPYIVTFLLFSLGITYLALRLGRRLTPVQDQPSLARSRVVATGAATPADPAHAPA, encoded by the coding sequence ATGGGCGCAGCGATGCGCCGGATCCACGTGGGTAACGCACTCAGCGCGTTCGGGCTCGGTTTCACCGTCCCGTACCTGTACGTCTATGTGGCGCAGGTGCGTGGGCTCGGTGCCGTGACGGCGGGTCTCGTACTCGCCGTGTTCGCCGTTGCCGCGCTGGTCGTGCTGCCGTTCGCCGGGCGGGCGATCGTGCGGCGGGGCCCTCTTCCGGTGCTGCTCGCCGCTCTGGTCACCGCCGCGGTGGGCGCGCTGAGCCTCGGGCTCGCGGGGAACGCCACGGCCGTACTGCTGTCGGCCGCCGCGTTGGGGGCCGGGCAGGCCGTGATGCAGCCGGCGCTGGCGACGATGATCGTGGACTGCTCCACGGCGGAGACGCGGTCGCGTGCGTTCGCCATGCAGTTCTTCCTCCAGAACCTCGGTCTCGGTGTGGGTGGTCTCATCGGCGGTCATCTCGTCGACACGACCCGGGTCTCCTCCTTCACTCTGCTGTTCGCGATCGAGGCGGCGATCTTCCTGCTGCTGGTCGTGGTCATGGCGACGGTGCGGATGCCGCGTTCGCCGCGGATCGAGGGGGCGCCGGGGCAGTCTGCGAAGGGGAGCTGGAAGCAGTTGCTCGGGAACCGGGCGATGGTGCAGCTGTCTGTGCTGGGCTTCGTGCTGTTCTTCGCCTGCTACGGACAGTTCGAGGGGGGTCTCGCCGCGTACGGCGTGGAGGCCGCCGGGATCTCGACGTCCGCTCTTGGGACGGCGCTCGCCGCCAACACGGCGATGATCGTGGTGGCGCAGTTCGCGGTGCTGCGGTTCGTCGAGCGGCGGCGTCGGTCGCGGGTGATCGCCGCGGTGGGTCTGATCTGGGCCGTGGCCTGGATCGCGGCCGGGTACGCGGGCCTCGGGCACGGCAGCCAGGAGATGGCTACGGCCGCGTTCGTCTCGACGTACGCCCTCTTCGGGCTCGGTGAGGCGATGCTGTCCCCGACGGTCGCCCCGCTGGTGGCCGATCTGGCGCCGACTGGCCTGGCCGGTCAGTACAACTCGGCGTTCGCTCTGGTGAAGCAGCTCGCCCTGGCGGTGGGCCCGGCGATCGGTGGGCCCATGGGTGCCGCCCTGCACGCGCCGTACATCGTGACGTTCCTGCTGTTCTCGCTGGGCATCACCTATCTGGCCCTGCGTCTCGGCCGCCGACTGACCCCGGTCCAGGACCAGCCGTCCCTGGCGAGGAGCCGCGTGGTGGCAACGGGGGCCGCGACCCCGGCAGACCCGGCGCACGCCCCCGCCTGA
- a CDS encoding helix-turn-helix transcriptional regulator: protein MIPTAIVNSATGALLQASHLLLIALFNAALRVPVRTPLWLYALLLTPFMVAAARYPAEQGPEQTLVPATMSLALAAMFGIVVHARQDHLASLVERDQQARLATTSPSSPASRTAGAARRPNPRNAPRKPSTFIATTSRQALTEREREILTVIGMGWTNTEIAERLHLAESTVKTHVGRVLAKTGSRDRIQAVILAYERGW, encoded by the coding sequence ATGATCCCGACGGCCATCGTCAACTCGGCGACCGGCGCCCTGCTCCAGGCCTCGCACCTCCTGCTCATCGCCCTGTTCAACGCGGCCCTGCGCGTCCCCGTGCGCACCCCGTTGTGGCTCTACGCCCTGCTCCTCACGCCGTTCATGGTGGCCGCCGCCCGCTACCCCGCCGAACAGGGCCCGGAACAGACCCTCGTCCCGGCCACCATGAGCCTGGCGCTGGCCGCGATGTTCGGGATCGTGGTCCACGCCCGCCAGGACCATCTCGCCTCCCTGGTCGAACGCGACCAGCAGGCCCGCCTGGCCACAACCTCTCCGTCATCACCGGCCTCGCGGACGGCGGGCGCTGCGCGGCGGCCAAATCCCCGGAACGCACCACGCAAGCCCTCAACCTTCATAGCCACCACAAGCCGCCAGGCCCTCACCGAACGGGAACGCGAGATCCTCACGGTCATCGGCATGGGCTGGACGAACACGGAGATAGCCGAACGCCTGCACCTCGCCGAGTCGACAGTGAAGACGCATGTGGGTCGAGTGCTGGCGAAGACGGGCTCCAGGGACCGGATCCAGGCGGTGATTCTGGCCTATGAACGGGGCTGGTAA
- a CDS encoding type IV secretory system conjugative DNA transfer family protein, which translates to MRADDRRQETGGIPDGLLVGILAFLLGMTLLVWTATGLAGLLSHGSWPSGVTFTRTPLALRYLFGAPHDLPGAWPETPAAELSGYGLFWGLFIGQLMVLIVLTVFVMGTLARWRAVRARRREELRAAPPEPAPVAHEVPTPRAPVQVTREPAGEGPAAPVLEATEPPNPWESTRAPVVYGPKDTRHTTATQAVRDADGPALVITSNPAVWQDTKDARAKLGPVHLYDPTHLCDTPSRLHWSPTTGCEDKQTAAARAAALLAPVRPTAKIDQAVADVAETLLRSALHAAAIDGRTIRHVHRWSQGTQLQDAVRILRTSPKAAPGAAGELEAALTAHPERRDMAQQLTTRALSALFTVNIREACTPNRTDALALDSFVNEGGTLYVVGESIEDPRTNPGAMPLLTALAASVVERGRRMAERSSSGRLDPPLALVLDDVAAVAPLPQLPELLANGNARGLPTLALLRSREQARARWPHDELPV; encoded by the coding sequence GTGCGTGCGGACGACCGGCGTCAGGAGACGGGCGGCATCCCCGACGGGCTGCTGGTCGGCATACTCGCCTTCCTGCTCGGCATGACCCTGCTGGTGTGGACGGCGACGGGCCTGGCGGGGCTCCTCTCGCACGGCTCCTGGCCGTCGGGCGTCACCTTCACCCGTACGCCCCTGGCGCTGCGGTATCTGTTCGGCGCCCCGCACGACCTCCCCGGCGCCTGGCCGGAGACACCCGCGGCGGAACTCTCCGGGTACGGGCTGTTCTGGGGGCTGTTCATCGGGCAGTTGATGGTGCTGATCGTGCTGACCGTGTTCGTGATGGGCACGCTGGCACGGTGGCGGGCGGTACGGGCACGGCGGCGGGAGGAGCTGCGGGCGGCACCGCCGGAGCCGGCACCGGTCGCTCACGAGGTGCCTACGCCGCGGGCGCCGGTGCAGGTGACGCGTGAACCGGCGGGGGAGGGACCGGCGGCACCCGTACTCGAAGCCACCGAGCCGCCGAACCCCTGGGAGTCCACCCGCGCCCCGGTCGTCTACGGCCCCAAGGACACCCGGCACACCACCGCCACCCAAGCCGTACGTGACGCCGACGGCCCCGCCCTCGTCATCACCTCCAACCCGGCCGTCTGGCAGGACACCAAGGACGCCCGAGCCAAACTGGGCCCGGTCCACCTCTACGACCCCACCCACCTCTGCGACACCCCGTCCCGCCTCCACTGGTCGCCCACCACGGGCTGCGAGGACAAGCAGACGGCGGCGGCGAGAGCGGCCGCGCTGCTGGCCCCCGTCCGCCCCACCGCGAAGATCGACCAGGCCGTCGCCGACGTAGCCGAAACGCTCCTGCGCAGCGCCCTGCACGCCGCCGCCATAGACGGCCGTACCATCCGCCACGTCCACCGCTGGTCCCAGGGCACCCAGCTCCAGGACGCCGTACGCATCCTGCGGACCAGCCCCAAGGCCGCCCCCGGTGCGGCGGGCGAGCTCGAGGCCGCGCTCACCGCGCACCCGGAACGCCGGGACATGGCCCAGCAGTTGACGACCCGTGCGCTGTCCGCCCTGTTCACGGTGAACATCCGCGAGGCATGCACTCCCAACCGAACTGATGCGCTCGCCCTGGATTCCTTCGTGAACGAAGGGGGCACGCTCTATGTGGTCGGGGAGTCCATTGAGGATCCTCGCACCAACCCGGGCGCGATGCCGCTGCTCACGGCCCTGGCCGCAAGCGTGGTCGAGCGCGGCCGGCGCATGGCCGAACGGTCATCCTCCGGTCGCCTCGACCCACCACTCGCGCTCGTCCTGGACGACGTCGCCGCCGTGGCCCCGCTCCCCCAACTCCCCGAGCTGCTGGCCAACGGCAATGCCCGCGGCCTGCCGACGCTGGCCCTGCTCCGCTCCCGGGAGCAGGCGCGGGCGCGCTGGCCGCACGACGAACTACCGGTCTGA
- a CDS encoding GNAT family N-acetyltransferase, with amino-acid sequence MSVSNGERYVVRSVRADEWPAVRELRLAALRDPAASIAFLETYENAVARPDSYWKERTERAAEGADQAQQIVAEGPDGAWVGSLTVLVEEAGTTDWAGFPVERRQGHLVGVFMRPEHRGCGLTELLFDEALEWSWRQGLERVRLIVHEENGRAQAFYRRMGFAPSGVTVPLESQPGALEHEFVMEKGSDR; translated from the coding sequence ATGAGCGTGAGCAATGGGGAGCGGTACGTCGTCCGGTCCGTACGGGCCGATGAGTGGCCGGCCGTGCGGGAGCTGCGGCTGGCCGCGCTGCGGGATCCGGCGGCGTCGATCGCCTTTCTGGAGACGTACGAGAACGCGGTGGCCCGGCCGGACTCCTACTGGAAGGAGCGGACCGAGAGGGCCGCGGAGGGGGCCGACCAGGCACAGCAGATCGTGGCCGAGGGGCCGGACGGGGCCTGGGTCGGGTCGCTGACCGTGCTGGTGGAGGAGGCGGGGACGACCGACTGGGCCGGGTTCCCGGTGGAGCGGCGGCAGGGGCATCTCGTGGGGGTGTTCATGCGGCCCGAGCACCGCGGGTGCGGGCTGACCGAGCTGCTCTTCGACGAGGCGCTGGAGTGGTCCTGGCGGCAGGGGCTCGAGCGGGTGCGGCTGATCGTGCACGAGGAGAACGGGCGGGCGCAGGCCTTCTACCGGCGGATGGGGTTCGCGCCGAGCGGGGTGACGGTGCCGCTGGAGAGCCAACCAGGGGCGCTGGAGCACGAGTTCGTCATGGAGAAGGGCTCAGACCGGTAG